From the genome of Pseudomonas migulae:
GGTCAAGGATCCGATCACCATCGAGGCTGACGCCACGGTTCGTGATCTGTTCGAACTGACCCGCATGCACAATATCTCCGGCGTTCCGGTACTGCACGATGGCGACCTGGTCGGCATCGTCACTTCCCGTGACGTACGCTTCGAAACCCGTCTGGAAGCCACCGTACGTGAAGTGATGACGCCTAAAGAGCGTCTGGTCACCGTACGCGAAGGCGCCAACAAGAACGAAGTCCGCGAGCTGCTGCACAAGCACCGCCTGGAAAAAGTCCTGATCGTCGACGACAAGTTTGCCCTCAAAGGCATGATGACCGTCAAAGACATCGAAAAAGCCAAGGCTTACCCGCTGGCCAGCAAGGACGATCAAGGTCGTCTGCGCGTTGGCGCTGCAGTCGGTACCGGTAAAGACACCGGTGACCGCGTCGCGGCCCTGGTCAATGCCGGCGTTGACGTGGTGGTGGTCGACACCGCGCACGGTCACTCCAAAGGTGTGATCGACCGCGTTCGCTGGGTCAAACAGAATTTCCCTGAAGTGCAGGTCATCGGCGGCAACATCGCCACCGGCGCTGCCGCCAAGGCCCTGGCCGAAGCTGGCGCTGACGCGGTCAAGGTCGGTATCGGCCCAGGCTCGATCTGCACCACCCGTATCGTCGCCGGTGTCGGCGTCCCGCAAATCAGTGCCATCGCCAACGTCGCCGCTGCCCTCGAAGGCACCGGCGTTCCGTTGATCGCCGACGGCGGCATCCGTTTCTCCGGTGACCTGTCCAAGGCCATCGTGGCCGGTGCTTCCTGCGTGATGATGGGCTCGATGTTCGCCGGTACTGAAGAAGCGCCGGGCGAGATCGAACTGTTCCAGGGTCGTTCGTACAAGGCTTACCGCGGCATGGGTTCGCTGGGCGCCATGTCCCAGGCTCAAGGTTCCTCCGACCGTTACTTCCAGGACTCCTCCGCGGGTGCCGAGAAGCTGGTTCCGGAAGGCATCGAAGGGCGTGTCCCGTACAAAGGCAGCCTGAGCGCCATCATCCATCAACTGATGGGCGGCCTGCGTTCCTCGATGGGCTACACCGGCAGCGCCGACATCGAAGAAATGCGCACCAAGCCTGAGTTCGTGCGGATCACCGGCGCTGGCATGGCCGAGTCCCACGTCCACGACGTACAGATCACCAAAGAAGCGCCAAACTACCGCGTAGGTTGAGGCTTCAAGCAAAACGTTAAGTAACCCGGGGCTGTTCGATTCAGCCCCGAGTTGTTTCTGAATCACGACTGTTTCTGAATGACTTAGACGAGACTGAATCATGGCCCTCGACATCCACGCTCACCGCATCCTGATCCTCGATTTCGGTTCCCAGTACACCCAGCTGATTGCCCGCCGCGTGCGTGAAATCGGCGTGTACTGCGAACTGCATCCGTTCGACATGGATGACGAAGCGATTCGCGAATTCGCTCCAAAAGGCGTCATTCTCGCCGGCGGCCCCGAGTCCGTGCACGTAGCCGACAGCCCGCGCTGCCCGCAAGCGGTGTTTGACCTGGGCGTTCCGGTCTTCGGTATCTGCTACGGCATGCAAACCATGGCTGAACAGCTGGGTGGCAAGGTCGAAGGTTCCGAGCTGCGTGAGTTCGGTTACGCCCGTGTCGACGTGGTCGGCAAAAGCCGTCTGCTGGACGGCATCGAAGACCATATCGACGCCGACGGCCTGTTCGGCCTCGACGTGTGGATGAGCCACGGTGACAAAGTCACCAAAATGCCGCAGGAATTCCACATTCTCGCCAGCACCCCGAGCTGCCCGATTGCCGGCATGTTCGACGACGCTCGCGGCTACTACGGCGTGCAGTTCCACCCGGAAGTGACCCACACCAAGCAGGGCGGTCGCATCCTGTCGCGCTTCATCCTCGACATCTGCGGCTGCGAAGCCCTGTGGACGCCGTCGAAGATTGCTGAAGACGCCATCGCTCAGGTTCGCGCCCAGGTCGGCACCGACAACGTCTTGCTCGGCCTGTCCGGCGGCGTTGACTCCTCGGTGGTTGCCGCGCTGCTGCACAAAGCCATCGGCGACCAGCTGACCTGCGTCTTCGTCGACAACGGCCTGCTGCGTCTGCACGAAGGCGAGCAAGTGATGGCCATGTTCGCCGAGAACATGGGCGTCAAGGTGATCCGCGCCAACGCCGAAGACCAGTTCCTCGACAATCTGGCAGGCGAAAGCGACCCAGAGAAAAAGCGCAAGATCATCGGCCGCACCTTCATCGACGTCTTCGATGCCCAGTCCAACAAACTGGACAACATCAAGTACCTCGCCCAGGGCACCATCTACCCGGACGTGATCGAGTCGGCTGGCGCGAAAAGCGGCAAGGCTCACGTGATCAAGTCGCACCACAACGTGGGCGGCCTGCCGGAAGAAATGAACCTCAAGCTGGTTGAACCCCTGCGCGAGCTGTTCAAAGACGAAGTCCGTCGTCTGGGCCTGGAACTCGGCCTGCCGTACGACATGGTCTACCGTCACCCGTTCCCGGGCCCGGGCCTGGGCGTGCGGATCCTCGGTGAAGTGAAGAAGGAATACGCCGACCTGCTGCGTCGCGCCGACCACATCTTCATCGAAGAACTGCGCAAGGCCGACTGGTACCACAAGGTCAGCCAGGCATTCGTTGTGTTCCAACCGGTGAAATCGGTTGGCGTGGTCGGCGATGGCCGTCGTTACGCCTGGGTCGTGGCCCTGCGTGCCGTGGAAACCATCGACTTCATGACCGCGCGTTGGGCTCACCTGCCTTACGAACTGCTGGAAACCGTCAGCGGCCGGATCATCAATGAAATCGAAGGCATCTCCCGCGTCACTTACGACGTGTCGAGCAAGCCGCCAGCGACGATTGAGTGGGAATAAGTTAAACAGCAAGGGCGCCGGGAGGCGCCCTTGTTGCATCTGGAGTAATCCTTTTATATCGGTCTATTCGATGTACCCACTGATGCTGGTGCCCGGATAAAGAGTGATGTCAAAATAGTATCAATTTCGCCAAGTCGCTAGATTTGGATTCCGACAACATGGATGTGTACAGGCGTTAATCGAGCCTGTTTAAGGAAAATATGGTTTCCATCAACGTGTGCGGTGTAGACAAGACCCGGCAGATCAGTGACTGGACAATAAAAAGTGACAGGCGCGGTGGATTTTTGCTGACTTGCCACTATCCATCGGGCAAGAGCTTTCCTAACCCGTTGGATGACTGCGAGGTCGTTCCTACCCGAGAGGTGAAAGACCAGCTACTACGGAAAAAGGGCAGCTCAGTAACAAGCGCAATTGCGAAGGCTGTGATCTACGGTGAGAAGTACGCCGTCATTCAGTATCCGGGGAACACGACGAGTTACGTGTTCAAGATGGACGCGATCGAACTGGTTCCACCGACGGCGATGAAGGACGAGCCGGCATTCCACTATTTCCGTTCTGTGGCTACTGCCCGAGTTGATCGAGCCGACCTGAAGGACAAGCCAATCGCCGAAAATGTGTTGCGACAGCTGGATGCAATAACTGCATGCGCTGATACGGCATTGCACGCCTACTGCTCCGGGCAGAACGGACGGCATACACAAACGGGAGACTTCATCTTTCCTTTCGGTATCAATGAAAGCCAACTTCAAGCCGTCGAGCGTGCCTTCACCTCACAGATCAGTCTGATCGAAGGGCCTCCTGGCACTGGCAAGACCCAAACCATTCTGAACATCGTCGCCAATATCCTGTTGCGTGGGAAAAACGTGGCGGTGGTGTCCAACAACAATTCAGCCGTCGCGAATGTCTGTGAAAAACTGGGCAAGTCCGGGCTGGATTATCTTGTCGCCGAGTTGGGCAGCAAAGAGAACCGCGAAGCATTCTTCGCCAACCCTCGTCCTCGACCTTCGGCTATTCCTCAAACCTCGCCTTCGATGGAGCGTATCCAGGTCGTCTTGCAGCAGTTGAAGCAATTTCTGCAGGTTCGGAACGTGGTGGCGCAGCTGCAGACTGAAATCCATGAGCTTGAGGTGGAACAGGGCTATCTCCGGCAATGGCAGCAGGATAACGGCGTGCAGGCTCCCGTCGCCCTGGATAAGTACAAGCTTACCCCGCAGAAGGCCGCCGACCTGATGGCTTACCTGACGCATCTTGGAGGCGACCGTGTCAGGGTCAAGGACAGAATCGAACTGCTGTTCAATTTCAGGATTTTGCGCATCAGGCCATTTGATAACTGGGAAAAGCGCAAATCGACCTTCTATGGCCTGCAGCTTCATTACTACGACAAGGCACTGCAGGAACGAAAAGCCGCATTGGCCACTCATCAGGAGACGTTGCGACTCGGCAATTACCAGGCGCTGCTGGATGAGCTGACGGGCGCTTCGATGAAGTATCTCAAGCAGCACCTGCATCAGCATGTGCCGGACGAGCCCTTTGACGCCAAGACTTACAAGCGCAAATTCGATGAATTCGTGAGGCGCTATCCAATCATCTCCAGCAGTACGCATTCGATCATCAACTCGCTTCAAGGCGGGGCGATGCTCGACTACGTCATTATTGACGAGGCCTCCCAACAGGACATCGTTCCGGGAATATTGGCGCTGGGTTGTGCGAAGAACCTGATTATCGTCGGCGACAGAAAGCAGTTGGCGCACATTCCGGCAGAACTGGGCATGACGGCGCCCAAGGACGACTACGACTGCGAGAAATACAGCCTGCTCGATTCGTGCATTAGTGTGTTCAAGGGTTCGATCCCGATGACTTTGTTGAAAGAGCACTATCGTTGTCACCCGCGAATCATTCAGTTCTGCAATCAGCAGTTCTACGACAACCAGTTGGTTGCGATGACGCAAGACTGTGGGGAAAAGCCGTTGTCGCTGCTCGTTACCGCTAAGGGCAACCACACGCGAAAGACAACTAACCTGCGAGAGCTTGATTCGCTGTTGGCGATGCTTGAAGGCGAAGGCGAAAGTACATGGGAGGGAGAGGACGGAAGGGGCTTCATTGCACCTTTCAGGGCACAGGCGACGCTTTCAGGCACGCTGTTGCCGGCTGATTTCGTCAATGACACCGTGCATAAATTCCAAGGACGAGAGTGCGACGAGATCGTCTTTTCAACCGTGCTGGATAAAAAGAGCAATACTCCGAAATTACTGGCTTTCGTGGATGATCCGCGCATGGTCAATGTGGCGGTATCCAGAGCCAAAAATCGCTTCACGCTGGTTACCGGAGACGAAGTCTTCACGGCGAACAACGGGCATGTCGCGGCGTTGGTGCGCTACATCGAATACTACGCCGAAGAAGGGCAGATGCACCGCGCGCCGGTAATATCGGCCTTTGACCTGCTCTACAACGAATACGACCAATCGCTCGAACGACTCAATGCGCGATTGCGACGCAATGATTCGGAGTACAAGTCCGAGCGGATCGTTGCGCAGATACTGCGAGAGATGCTGAGTCAGGAGGCGTGCCAGGCGATCACGTTCCACTCGCAGATCGTGCTGAACCAATTGGCCTCGCCAGCCAGCGAAAGCCTGACACCACGGGAGCGCTCATTCATGAGAAACGGCGCCAGTTGCGACTTCGTGCTCTATTTCAAGGTCGGGAAAAAACCGCTGGGCGTGATAGAGGTCGATGGTGGCAGCCATGACAAGCCGGATCAGGCTGAACGCGATGCCTTGAAAGACAGCATCCTGCGCAAGTGTGAAATTCCCTTGCTACGCTTGCGAACCGTCGAAAGCCGCATTGAACAAAGAGTGGCCGTATTTGTGATGCAGTGGGCAACCAGCGTTTCGAAGGACATTGCGACGTAGTTCGAACTGCAGGGGCGTCATCAAGGCGCCCCTTGTCACTTCTCGCGGTCGTCGTTGGGGGAGTGGCGCGACAATACTTCACTTAATATTTCTCAATTGCAGGTGTATCGTATTCGCCTTTTACAGGCCCTCGGGCCTGTCGCTGATACGTGAGGTAGTTGAGTTCATGTCCTTTACCCGTCGCCAAATTCTCGGTGGCCTGGCCGGTCTTGTTGTCGTTGGTGTCGGAGCGGGGGGCGCATCGCGGTATTGGCTGGGCAAGATGGCCGACGCGGAGACCGGTCACGACTATGAACTGATCGCCGCGCCGCTGGACGTCGAGCTGGTGGCGGGGCACAAGACCGAAGCCTGGGCGTTCGGCCCGTCGGCGCCGGGCACCGAGTTGCGCGTGCGTCAGGGCGAATGGCTGCGGGTGCGGTTCATCAACCATCTGCCGGTGGCGACCACCATTCACTGGCACGGCATCCGCCTGCCGCTGGAAATGGACGGCGTGCCCTACGTCTCGCAGCTTCCGGTCTTGCCGGGTGAATATTTCGACTACAAATTCCGCGTGCCCGACGCCGGCAGCTACTGGTATCACCCGCACGTGAACAGCAGCGAAGAACTTGGCCGGGGCCTGGTGGGTCCGTTGATCATCGAAGAGCGCGAACCGACCGGTTTCAAATACGAAAAGACCTTGAGCCTCAAGAGCTGGCACGTCGATGAAGAAGGCGCGTTCGTTGCGTTCAGTATTCCTCGCGAAGCAGCCCGTGGCGGTACCGCAGGGCGTCTGTCGACCATCAATGGTGTCTCGCAAGCGGTGATCGACTTGCCCGCCGGGCAGATCACCCGGGTGCGTCTGCTCAACCTCGATAACACCCTGACCTACCGGCTCAACATTCCGGGCGTCGAAGCGCAGATCTACGCGCTGGACGGCAACCCCATCGAACCGCGCCCGCTCGGCAAGGAATACTGGCTCGGCCCGGGCATGCGCATTTGCCTGGCGATCAAGGCGCCACCGGCCGGTGAAGAGCTATCCCTGCGCAACGGCCCGGTTCGCCTGGGTACGTTCCGCTCCGTGGCGAACGCCGATGCACCGACCCAGTGGCCGCCCGCGCTGCCCGCCAACCCGGTGGCCGAGCCCGACCTGGCCAATGCCGAGAAACTCAACTTCAATTTCGAATGGGTCGGCTCGGTGTCGGTGAACGTCGACAACGGCAAGCCGCCGAGCCTGTGGCAGATCAACGGCAAGGCGTGGGACATCACCGACAAGACCTGCGCCGACCGTCCGATTGCCAAGCTTGAGAAGGGCAAGAGCTACATTTTCGAATTGAAGAACATGACTCAGTATCAGCACCCGATTCACTTGCATGGCATGAGCTTCAAAGTCATTGCGTCGAATCGGCACAAGGTGATTCCGTACTTCACCGACACCTACCTGTTGGGCAAGAACGAACGTGCGCAAGTCGCGTTGGTCGCCGATAACCCTGGGGTGTGGATGTTCCATTGCCATGTGATCGACCACATGGAAACCGGCCTGATGGCCGCCATCGAGGTGGCGTGATGCGTCAGATTCGTCCCGCCGCGATCATCGACCGCAGCCGTGATCGTGATTTCATGCGCGAAGCCCTGGCCCTGGCCGCCCAAGGTGCGGCGCTGGGCGAAGTGCCGGTGGGCGCGGTGCTGGTTCAGGACGGTGAAATCATCGGTCGTGGTTTCAATTGCCCGATCAGCGGCAACGACCCGAGCGCGCATGCCGAGATGGTCGCGATCCGTGCCGCGGCTTTGGCGGCCAGCAACTACCGCCTGCCGGGCAGCACGCTGTACGTGACGCTCGAGCCGTGCAGCATGTGCGCCGGGTTGATCGTGCACTCGCGGATTGCGCGGGTGGTGTATGGCGCTTTGGAGCCGAAAGCGGGGATTGTGCAGAGTCAGGGGCAGTTTTTTACCCAGGGCTTTTTGAATCACCGGGTGTTGTATGAAGGTGGGGTGTTGGCGGAAGAGTGCGGGGCGGTTTTGAGTGAGTTCTTCAAGGCCCGTCGCGCAAAACCTTCAGAATAAACACCGACCAATGTGGGAGCGGGCTTGAACTGGCCTAATGATTTTGGACATCTCAATCGGGCGCTATGATGGCGCCCAAATCTGAGGTGTTTGGATATGCGTAAATCCTATTCGAGTGAGTTCAAACTCAAGGCTGCCAGCCTGGTGCTGGATGAGGGGCAGTCGGTTCCCGAGGTCTGTGCCAATCTGGATATCGGTCCTACGGCCTTGCGCCGCTGGGTCGATCAAGTTCGCAAGGAGCGCTTGGGCTCGACTCCGGTGGGCGCCAAGGCGATTACCGCGGATCAGCGAGAGATCCAGAAACTCAAAGCCTTGCTCAGGCAAAAAGACCTGGATATCGAAATCCTAAAAAAGGCCAGTGCTCTCCTGCTTTTGGACGCCAAAGATCATTCTCGTTGATCGATGAGCTGGACGAGCAGTACGGCGTTAACAATTGCTGTCGGGTTTTTGGTGTCAACCGCAGCAGCTTTTACGCCTGGCGTCAGCGCCAAGGCAAAGTGAACCCTGAGCGGGAGAAGCTCAAGGCCGTGCTGGTTAAGCATCACAGGGCGTCGAGGGAGTCTGCGGGCGCACGCACCTTGGCCAAAGAGCTGCAAGCTGATGGACATCGTGTCGGGCGGTACATGGCCCGCAGCTTGATGCGCGAAGCTGGTATCGCCAGCCGTCAGCGCCGGCGCCATAAGTACAAATCGCCCGGCGTTGAGGCGTTGGTGGCGCCGCACGTCCTCAAGCGCAAGTTTGATGTCACGGCGGTCAATCAGGTGTGGTGCGGGGACGTGACGTATATCAAGGTCGGTAAGCGGTGGCTGTATTTCGCGGCGGTTCTGGATTTGTACGCCCGCCGGATCGTGGGCTGGTCGTTTTCGATGATCTCCGATGCCACCCTGACCTGCGAAGCCTTGCGGATGGCGGTTGAGTTGCGCAGTCGCCCAAAAGACGTACTGTTTCACTCAGACCAAGGTTGTCAGTACACCAGCCATAAGTTCAGGAATGAGCTGCTGGCACACGGGCTCCGGCAAAGCATGAGCCGTAAGGGCGAGTGCTGGGACAACGCTCCGATGGAGCGCTTCTTTGGCAGTTTGAAATCAGAGTGGGTGCCCGAAACAGGCTACGGATCGGAACATGAGGCCCGAGCGGATGTGCAGCGCTATGTCTCGCGCTACAACATCGCCAGGCCTCACAGTTACAACGACTACCGGCCGCCAGTCACGATGGAGAGACTGGCGGCGTAAACCTTAATTGGTGTCCAAGATTACTTGACCAGTTCAGCTTGCTCGCGAATGCAGTTTAACATCCAACAGATATGTTGACTGATCCACCGCCTTCGCGGGCAAGCCTCGCTCCTACAGGAATCGGTGATCCGTAGGAGCGAGGCTTGCCCGCGAAGCTTTTACTTGCGAGCGACGATCACGGCACGCATCGGCGCCGGCAGCCCTTCAACAGTCTTGCTGTGATCGTCCGGATCAAGGAAATCACTCAGCGACTGATACTTCATCCACTCCGTCCCGCGCTGTTCCTCGATGGTCGTCACGCTCACATCCACGCACTTCACATCCGTGAACCCGGCGCGGCGCAACCAGAGCATCAGCGCCGGCACCGACGGCAGGAACCACACATTGCGCATCTGCGCATAGCGATCTTCCGGCACCAGCACTTGCTGCTGATCGCCTTCGATCACCAGCGTTTCCAGCACCAGTTCGCCGCCCTTGACCAGGCAATCCTTCAGCGCCAGCAAATGCTCGATCGGTGAACGGCGGTGGTAGAACACGCCCATGGAAAACACCGTGTCGAACCCTTCAAGATTGGGCGGCAGGTCTTCGAACGGGAACGGCAGGTGCCAGGCATTCGGCTCGGACAGGTAACGCTGCACCGCCTGGAACTGGCAAAAGAACAGCCAGTTCGGATCGACGCCGATCACGCTGTCCGCTCCGGCACCGAGCATGCGCCACATGTAGTAGCCGTTGCCGCAGCCGACATCGAGGATGCGTTTGCCCTTCAGGTCCAGGTGCGGGGCGACCCGCGACCATTTCCAGTCCGAGCGCCATTCAGTATCGACATGCACGCCGAACAGATCGAACGGCCCTTTGCGCCACGGCGACAAGCCCATCAGCGCTGTACGCATCTGCGCGCGGGTTGCGTCGTCGCAATCGGTGTCCAGCGTCAGACCGTTCAGCAAATCCACTTCGCTCGGCTGGATCTTCGGCAAGGCGTCCAGCGCACTTTGCCAGCGCTCGAGGTCGCCGTGACCCTTTTCCATCTTCTTGTCGAGTTGCGCTTGTAGGGTGTTGGCCCAATCGGCCAGCGGAGTGCCCGCCAAGCGGCGGGCGAGGGGGGACAGATCAATCATGGCAAGGCAATCAACGAGGCAAAGTTAAGACACTGGAACCACGGCACGACTTTCGAGAAACCGGCAGCCAGCAGGCGTTCGCGGTGTTCTTCGAGGCTGTCGGGCTTCATGACATTTTCGATGGCGCTGCGCTTCTGGGCGATTTCCAGTTCGCTGTAGCCGTTGGCGCGTTTAAAGGCGACGTGCAGGTCGGTGAGCAGCGCGTGTTCTTCGGGGTCGTTGAAGCGCAGCTTTTCCGAGAGGATCAACGCGCCGCCGGGCAGCAATGATTGGCGAATACGCGAGAGCAACGCAGTGCGCTGATCCGGCGCAATGAACTGCAGGGTGAAGTTCAGCGCCACCACCGAGGCGGGTTGGAATTGCAGGGCGAGGATGTCGCCTTCGATCACTTCGACCGGGAGCAACTCCTGGAACATCGAGTCCTGACCGTTGAGGTATTCGCGGCAGCGTTCGACCATGGCGGCGGAGTTATCCACAGCGATGACGCGGCAACCGTCGGTGCGCACATGTCGGCGCAACGCCTGGGTCACTGCACCGAGGGACGAACCCAGGTCATAGAGCACGCTGTTGGGCTGGGCGAATTGTGCGGCGAGCACGCCGAGGTTTTCGACGATGGTCGGATAACCTGGCACCGAGCGCTTGATCATGTCCGGG
Proteins encoded in this window:
- the guaB gene encoding IMP dehydrogenase, which codes for MLRISQEALTFDDILLVPGYSEVLPNEVSLKTRLTRGIELNIPLVSAAMDTVTEARLAIAMAQEGGIGIIHKNMTIEQQAAEVRKVKKFEAGVVKDPITIEADATVRDLFELTRMHNISGVPVLHDGDLVGIVTSRDVRFETRLEATVREVMTPKERLVTVREGANKNEVRELLHKHRLEKVLIVDDKFALKGMMTVKDIEKAKAYPLASKDDQGRLRVGAAVGTGKDTGDRVAALVNAGVDVVVVDTAHGHSKGVIDRVRWVKQNFPEVQVIGGNIATGAAAKALAEAGADAVKVGIGPGSICTTRIVAGVGVPQISAIANVAAALEGTGVPLIADGGIRFSGDLSKAIVAGASCVMMGSMFAGTEEAPGEIELFQGRSYKAYRGMGSLGAMSQAQGSSDRYFQDSSAGAEKLVPEGIEGRVPYKGSLSAIIHQLMGGLRSSMGYTGSADIEEMRTKPEFVRITGAGMAESHVHDVQITKEAPNYRVG
- the guaA gene encoding glutamine-hydrolyzing GMP synthase — protein: MALDIHAHRILILDFGSQYTQLIARRVREIGVYCELHPFDMDDEAIREFAPKGVILAGGPESVHVADSPRCPQAVFDLGVPVFGICYGMQTMAEQLGGKVEGSELREFGYARVDVVGKSRLLDGIEDHIDADGLFGLDVWMSHGDKVTKMPQEFHILASTPSCPIAGMFDDARGYYGVQFHPEVTHTKQGGRILSRFILDICGCEALWTPSKIAEDAIAQVRAQVGTDNVLLGLSGGVDSSVVAALLHKAIGDQLTCVFVDNGLLRLHEGEQVMAMFAENMGVKVIRANAEDQFLDNLAGESDPEKKRKIIGRTFIDVFDAQSNKLDNIKYLAQGTIYPDVIESAGAKSGKAHVIKSHHNVGGLPEEMNLKLVEPLRELFKDEVRRLGLELGLPYDMVYRHPFPGPGLGVRILGEVKKEYADLLRRADHIFIEELRKADWYHKVSQAFVVFQPVKSVGVVGDGRRYAWVVALRAVETIDFMTARWAHLPYELLETVSGRIINEIEGISRVTYDVSSKPPATIEWE
- a CDS encoding AAA domain-containing protein produces the protein MVSINVCGVDKTRQISDWTIKSDRRGGFLLTCHYPSGKSFPNPLDDCEVVPTREVKDQLLRKKGSSVTSAIAKAVIYGEKYAVIQYPGNTTSYVFKMDAIELVPPTAMKDEPAFHYFRSVATARVDRADLKDKPIAENVLRQLDAITACADTALHAYCSGQNGRHTQTGDFIFPFGINESQLQAVERAFTSQISLIEGPPGTGKTQTILNIVANILLRGKNVAVVSNNNSAVANVCEKLGKSGLDYLVAELGSKENREAFFANPRPRPSAIPQTSPSMERIQVVLQQLKQFLQVRNVVAQLQTEIHELEVEQGYLRQWQQDNGVQAPVALDKYKLTPQKAADLMAYLTHLGGDRVRVKDRIELLFNFRILRIRPFDNWEKRKSTFYGLQLHYYDKALQERKAALATHQETLRLGNYQALLDELTGASMKYLKQHLHQHVPDEPFDAKTYKRKFDEFVRRYPIISSSTHSIINSLQGGAMLDYVIIDEASQQDIVPGILALGCAKNLIIVGDRKQLAHIPAELGMTAPKDDYDCEKYSLLDSCISVFKGSIPMTLLKEHYRCHPRIIQFCNQQFYDNQLVAMTQDCGEKPLSLLVTAKGNHTRKTTNLRELDSLLAMLEGEGESTWEGEDGRGFIAPFRAQATLSGTLLPADFVNDTVHKFQGRECDEIVFSTVLDKKSNTPKLLAFVDDPRMVNVAVSRAKNRFTLVTGDEVFTANNGHVAALVRYIEYYAEEGQMHRAPVISAFDLLYNEYDQSLERLNARLRRNDSEYKSERIVAQILREMLSQEACQAITFHSQIVLNQLASPASESLTPRERSFMRNGASCDFVLYFKVGKKPLGVIEVDGGSHDKPDQAERDALKDSILRKCEIPLLRLRTVESRIEQRVAVFVMQWATSVSKDIAT
- a CDS encoding multicopper oxidase family protein, whose protein sequence is MSFTRRQILGGLAGLVVVGVGAGGASRYWLGKMADAETGHDYELIAAPLDVELVAGHKTEAWAFGPSAPGTELRVRQGEWLRVRFINHLPVATTIHWHGIRLPLEMDGVPYVSQLPVLPGEYFDYKFRVPDAGSYWYHPHVNSSEELGRGLVGPLIIEEREPTGFKYEKTLSLKSWHVDEEGAFVAFSIPREAARGGTAGRLSTINGVSQAVIDLPAGQITRVRLLNLDNTLTYRLNIPGVEAQIYALDGNPIEPRPLGKEYWLGPGMRICLAIKAPPAGEELSLRNGPVRLGTFRSVANADAPTQWPPALPANPVAEPDLANAEKLNFNFEWVGSVSVNVDNGKPPSLWQINGKAWDITDKTCADRPIAKLEKGKSYIFELKNMTQYQHPIHLHGMSFKVIASNRHKVIPYFTDTYLLGKNERAQVALVADNPGVWMFHCHVIDHMETGLMAAIEVA
- the tadA gene encoding tRNA adenosine(34) deaminase TadA — translated: MRQIRPAAIIDRSRDRDFMREALALAAQGAALGEVPVGAVLVQDGEIIGRGFNCPISGNDPSAHAEMVAIRAAALAASNYRLPGSTLYVTLEPCSMCAGLIVHSRIARVVYGALEPKAGIVQSQGQFFTQGFLNHRVLYEGGVLAEECGAVLSEFFKARRAKPSE
- a CDS encoding transposase; this encodes MRKSYSSEFKLKAASLVLDEGQSVPEVCANLDIGPTALRRWVDQVRKERLGSTPVGAKAITADQREIQKLKALLRQKDLDIEILKKASALLLLDAKDHSR
- a CDS encoding IS3 family transposase, which codes for MIDELDEQYGVNNCCRVFGVNRSSFYAWRQRQGKVNPEREKLKAVLVKHHRASRESAGARTLAKELQADGHRVGRYMARSLMREAGIASRQRRRHKYKSPGVEALVAPHVLKRKFDVTAVNQVWCGDVTYIKVGKRWLYFAAVLDLYARRIVGWSFSMISDATLTCEALRMAVELRSRPKDVLFHSDQGCQYTSHKFRNELLAHGLRQSMSRKGECWDNAPMERFFGSLKSEWVPETGYGSEHEARADVQRYVSRYNIARPHSYNDYRPPVTMERLAA
- the cmoB gene encoding tRNA 5-methoxyuridine(34)/uridine 5-oxyacetic acid(34) synthase CmoB produces the protein MIDLSPLARRLAGTPLADWANTLQAQLDKKMEKGHGDLERWQSALDALPKIQPSEVDLLNGLTLDTDCDDATRAQMRTALMGLSPWRKGPFDLFGVHVDTEWRSDWKWSRVAPHLDLKGKRILDVGCGNGYYMWRMLGAGADSVIGVDPNWLFFCQFQAVQRYLSEPNAWHLPFPFEDLPPNLEGFDTVFSMGVFYHRRSPIEHLLALKDCLVKGGELVLETLVIEGDQQQVLVPEDRYAQMRNVWFLPSVPALMLWLRRAGFTDVKCVDVSVTTIEEQRGTEWMKYQSLSDFLDPDDHSKTVEGLPAPMRAVIVARK
- the cmoA gene encoding carboxy-S-adenosyl-L-methionine synthase CmoA, producing MPAFSTYAAGTAVSKEPDRLFAQPLAQVPDFAFNEDVVRVFPDMIKRSVPGYPTIVENLGVLAAQFAQPNSVLYDLGSSLGAVTQALRRHVRTDGCRVIAVDNSAAMVERCREYLNGQDSMFQELLPVEVIEGDILALQFQPASVVALNFTLQFIAPDQRTALLSRIRQSLLPGGALILSEKLRFNDPEEHALLTDLHVAFKRANGYSELEIAQKRSAIENVMKPDSLEEHRERLLAAGFSKVVPWFQCLNFASLIALP